The following nucleotide sequence is from Triticum dicoccoides isolate Atlit2015 ecotype Zavitan chromosome 7B, WEW_v2.0, whole genome shotgun sequence.
GCCATCCCCTGCGGAGCGACACCCAGAGGTGCGGAAACGGACTCCAAAGAACGCGCTAGCTGCAAAGCTGATCTTGTAGGGCAAGATGATGCCGATGGAGATGCGGATGACGGAGAGGACGAGCCCGAGTGGCAGAAATAGGAAGAATGCAAGCATGGCCGATGAGGTAGGGAAGAAGGCGAGGCGGCCGTCATGGAAGATGAGAGGCCTCGGGTACCTCTGGCGTGGCAGCTGGGCAGTCTTGGCGTACTCCGTGCTCACGACATGAAGTTCCTTCAATAATTATTTCAAAATTAGATCCATAAGCCAATTATAACGACACACTAGTACTGACTTGAAAAGCAAAAAAGACATTTAAATGATCCCTAATGTTGTCTGCAAACTATGAGCCTTAACTAATAAAAACCATAATTCTTCGCAACTTATATTTTCTCAATTTCACATATAAGTGATGTTTCATATCGATTCCGCAAAAAAAAGTGATGTTTCATATATAGACGTCAGTTTATAAGACGTAACTTTAACCAACTGGAATTTTCTAATCCTTGGATCATATGACCATCGTGTAGCGAGCTTCATGTAGCAACTTAATAAAAAATCATATATAAGTTCCAAAATATTGCAAAATATATATATGCACGCATACTCGTAAGTAAACACATATACATGCATTTCGCAAATAAATATAATAAGTTACAAGTTTTGAGTAAAAAATAAGTTCGTGCACACCGAGCTATAATAAAACTGTCCAACAAAGAGAAACCAGTGGATCCATCAATTATGATCTCAGTTGTCTGTGCTTTAAAGTCTAACTATAATATCTACTCTCGTGTTTTTTCTAATCAGTACGATCTAGCATTTCGATCCATCCATGCCCTATCTACACACCGTACCATGCGAAATCAAGTCTAGCTGTAACTTAACTTTTAAAAATTATTTGACACAATTCTAACACATATACATATGATCTACCTTTGTACACCCTTTATTATCAATCTTTCCACACATGATGTTTTGCTAATAAATTGTTTTAATAGAGCTTGGATTTGTTAAATTTAGTTGTGGGTTGTGTCGCTGGAAATACATGTTGGCTCTCAAGTCTTGTCCCCCCTTTAAGAGTTTGATGTTCACAAAGTCATCCTGGAGTCCGACTCTCAAGCCTCAAGGTGTGGTGCGCAAGGTTTCAATTCAACAAAAACATCTCTTGGCGAATGGTATGGTTGTGTAAGAGGTGAAGGAACTGTTAGAATATTTTTAGGAGTTCATGGTTAGTTTTGTGCGACATTCGGATAATAATGTCGCCCATAGTTTTGCTAAGGAAGGCTGCTCGAATAAAAGAGGTCATCTCGAAGTGTATCGCAATCTAATTATATAAAGGAAGCAAATCCAAGAACAAGGAAACAGCGTTGGCCAGACCATGGCCTGCTCCTGCTGCGGGATGGGTTGCCCTTTCGGTTAACGGTTCGTTCTCCTCAGACGGGACCACGGGTTCAGGGCTGGTCCTCAGGAATCTGGATGGAAGCTTGATCATTGCTGCTTATCGACACCTCTTTTTCTGCAACAATGCCCTTGAAGTGGAACTACATGCAATTAGGGAGGGTCTAGTGCTAGCTTTGGAGCGATCAGACCTTCCCGTGGTAATCCAATCTGACTCTTCGACGACACTTTCTTCATTCGCCTCAGATATTCTTGATCGATCAACTTATGGTCATTTAGTCACGGAGATTAAGAATAGGGTGTAGCAGATCGCCTGGCGACCATGGGGGAGTAGGGTGTAGCACGGCTTGTTGGCTACAGAATTTCCCCATCATGTATCGGTGAGCTTTTGCTAGCTGACTATAACTCTGCATCTATAGAATAAAACACTTTTACCCCCGCAAAAAGAAAATTCCAACTAAAATATCATTTGGGGATCTGCGCCGTCCTTTATTTATTTTATGTAGGAGTCATCCTATACACGCTAAACACACAATGCTGCACAGACGATTTGCAGAGACGACACTGAAGATCACGCCATCCCATGCACCCGAGCAGCCAGGACTGCTCCACCGTTTGATATGAGCGTGGGCTGCATGTCGTGAGTATTCTTTTGTAACATGAGATTCTGTTCTAACATGTACTATACACATGAGTGGGACTGGATGCATACATAGCATTATTTCTTTGCAAAAGCAAGTGTATTCAATAAATGTTACCTTAAGTACGAACAGTGATGAGCCTATGCGCGGTCCCGATCCCTGGTGCGTCTACTGGTAGGTTCCAAACTTCCCCGTCCCTATTCCCTTAAATAAATAGTTGTGGGTTGCGAATATGCTTAACACCAAACGAGCATGCACCTTCAATATGCCTGGCATTATCATTAGTAAGCTtcattatgtactccctctgttccaaaatgggtgactcaactttgtactaattttagtataaagttggttcatctattttggaacggagggatatACTATGATGTTTCATAGTGGAGTAGTTCTGACCTGTGGCTACACATGGTCACGTGGTACAATAACCACACTCAATTCCCTCCAATTATAATAACATCCACCATCCTACCCAAGGCGTCTCGGGGGTGGTCTTCTTAACCTAGCGCAGCCACCCCAACCCTCACCCTCCGGCCACGCCATCATCAGAGGATGTGGCCGGGTTAAGCTTGTGCGGCTGACTGCGGTGTGGCTCTCTCTCTTACGGTGGTCCCTCGGTCCGTAGGGCAGCAGCACAAGGTGGCCTGGCAACGTGCGTCAGGGCATCGAAGGCTGGCGGAGGTGCTCCGAATCAACAGGAGTAGCGCGTGCGGTGCCTCCAGGAGCCAGGTGTCGGGCAGTTGTGCAAGAGGGCTTTGCCGGTGCAGGACGGTGGATCTGCTCCACCTTGGCCGGATACAAGACGACAATTGTTGGTGGTGGGCTGCGTCGGGTGTGCAGGCCTCATGGCCCAGATCTGGTGGCGTTGCATCGACCATTGCGCTGCGATCAAGTTGCGCACATCGGATCCAACAGTTTGTGGTGTTGCGCCGGACTGAGATCTATGGACGGTGTCTTGAGGCAGGGGGCATGGATATGCTATGTGTGTATCTGTTCGGATCACGAAAAGTGGTGTGAACGTCACATGATGACTTCAATTAGATGGTGCTTCTCAAAGACCAATCTCGAGCTATATGGTGAAAACCCGAGGTCTGACTCTTATTGGTTACATTCGGCAATGACGATGTTTCTTGTGTCGATATCTTGTTGGATGCGTTGTTCGGATTTGCTCGGCCTTGTTTCTTCAGGGTGAAGACTCATGATCTGGCATTTGATAGTTTGATCCGGCGACAACGCGGCTTGTGCGTTGGTTCCTTCCTGAAGGTGTTTCCTTtgtagaatccttcttgttctattGGTGATGTCAAGACATGTTGGTCCGGATATGGTTGCTCCTATAGATTATTGATAATGTTTGATCACTTGGgagttctttttcctttttattccaCCAGGTATCCGGTATTGTTTGATTTTATtagttgcgtgcgtgtgtgtgtgtgtgtgtgtgcatcctAACTATCCAGATAACAAATATGTGGCCATTGCTTTTGTATCCTGTTGATGCTTTATTTTAAGTTAATAAAATCCATCCTTTGTTGAAAACAAATTATAATGCAGACTGTTGAGAACTTAATTATGTCATTTTCCAACTGTAGCCCGAGCATGATAGTGATGTAATACAGCCAAGTATCTTTCGGCTTTACACCAAATGTTTCCCCTTAAACGATGATTTCACAATGCAAGTGTGCAAGTTAGGCATGTGTTTTAAATTAGATCTTTAAGTTGATTAATTTGACAAATGAAACACATGAAATGTGCCACAAAAAAAAATATGGTAAGAAACTTCGTATATATTTTGCTAGTCAAGTAGACAGGCTAAAAACTTGTGTCCGACTTATATTCCCATCTGCAGCGAGTGCTAATAGAGGAACGGAAATCTATAGAAAGCACGCTAGTTTTTAAAAGAAAAACTATAGAAAGCACACACGTACGTACGGACCTTGCAGTAGGGGATGAAGAGGTGGTTCAGTGGGTTGGAGGTCCCGACGACGGCAACGTCGGCCATGGCACCGTCAGCTCCGAGCACCTCCTTCAGGGCCTTCTGCCTCATGCCCGGCCCTGGCCTGCACAGTAGCCCGGTGAAGTAGCATCCGTTCCTAATTTTAAACATCTGAAGTTCACGTCCCACCACCACGTCCGCGGACATGTACTCCTTCAGGAACCACTCCGCCATGACCCTCGGCGCGCTCGTCACGGCCACCTTCCTTCCAGCCGGCAGCCACAGTTGGTCGTACACGTGCGCGTTGAGCCTCTCCATGTAGAACTTGGGCAAGACGGCCCGGGCGACGAGGTCGGTGTCCCGTGGCCTGAGCCCGACGAAGGTGACGAACGCCATGACCTGGACGCCGGCGTCCGTGTGCTCTCCCAGGATCCATACGAGGGGGAAGCAGCAGAGCAGGAGCAGCGCCCGGATCAGGCCACCACCCTCGCAGGCCATGAGCATGAAGTAAGGGAAGAGGGCGGTGGACCTCAGGAGCCCGCCGTCGAAGTCGCACACTACCGTCCTATCGCCGGCGGATGGGATAGTGCACCTGGAGGCGGCAGCGGTGGATGGCTTGGTGGCGCAGGAGTTACGGTAGTTCCGGACGCCATTGCTGCCGAGCTTCCTGGCGGCGCGGTACAAGTTGATGACCCAATTAGTGGCTATCTTGGGTAGAACGGCGTGGAAGACCATCTCCTACTTCGGTGCTTCCTCGGACGTGTGTCCCAAAACGGTACTTGTGCAAGCTTCAATAGGTACCCGCCAACCTATGCTCCTGCCAGAAGCTCAGTTTTCTACCacaaatggtgaagtgtttgtggCATAGAAACAGAGACAATGAAGAAGGGTCTCAGTCGCACTGCGGGAGGCGGGTGCGTTTTGTAGAGAAAATCATCGGGAATGGATGGATATATATGGGGTGGGGAGCGTGCGAGGAAAGGGACTACACAAAAGAAATTAAAGGGGGTGGGTGGGAGAAGCCAGGGAATGGTCCTGAAAGTGTGAAACGACGGGGCTAGTAGATGGGAGAATCCAAATAACACTACAAACTCTGCCGAAAAAGGATTTCCCCCGTTTTGTACTACAAATCAACCAACCGATACATCCAAAGATAGGTGTTGGGGCGGACGCAGTACAATCACACCCAAAAGAAACGAAAGAGAAACAACAAGAGAACAAAATGCTGACAACGGGGGATCGACGGAAACGAAGAAGCTTCACGACCACTGCACCCGccgaagatcttccaccacactcCAAGGCTCCGGAGCaccggtaccaatcaacacctccaagaaggacatcGACGATGACGATGCTGCTGCCAAAGGTTTCCCCCGGTACGtgacgaggcgagaggaagggtcgcccccgacgccctcctggaaggtccggcggcacccaCCGGCGTCGCCGCGTTGGTGTCGGACaggccgacaggggtttcccccgatcccaaccttcacctcGGATGCTCCAGAGCCtgccaccaaaccgaccaccatCTTGCGCCACCATGGTCATGAAgcctccacgccgtctcaccacgacACCAAGAAGTGAGGCCTAGACAACGGGGAATAGGAGCCGGGACTAGGGGCCgcagcaccgtcggcacgcgggagggcacaACCTTCACCGTCAACGACGGTAGCCGACCGGACACAATAGCAGGAGCATACCAGGGCCGTGGGCCCACAGGCCTGGCCGGGATCTCCATGCCCGTAAAGCTCCCGC
It contains:
- the LOC119336670 gene encoding glycerol-3-phosphate acyltransferase 1-like → MVFHAVLPKIATNWVINLYRAARKLGSNGVRNYRNSCATKPSTAAASRCTIPSAGDRTVVCDFDGGLLRSTALFPYFMLMACEGGGLIRALLLLCCFPLVWILGEHTDAGVQVMAFVTFVGLRPRDTDLVARAVLPKFYMERLNAHVYDQLWLPAGRKVAVTSAPRVMAEWFLKEYMSADVVVGRELQMFKIRNGCYFTGLLCRPGPGMRQKALKEVLGADGAMADVAVVGTSNPLNHLFIPYCKELHVVSTEYAKTAQLPRQRYPRPLIFHDGRLAFFPTSSAMLAFFLFLPLGLVLSVIRISIGIILPYKISFAASAFFGVRFRTSGCRSAGDGAKPRGVLFVCTHRTLLDPVMLTVALQKPVSTVTYSLSRLSEILAPIRTVRLTRDRDRDAQTISQLLEQGDLAVCPEGTTCREPYLLRFSPLFAELADDMVPVAMDAQVTLLYGTTTSGHKWLDSIAFLANPAPSYRVEFLGPVPRDQTCAGGRIGVEVANWIQHRLGEALGFECTGFRRRDKYMMLAGNNGVVSN